The Betta splendens chromosome 24, fBetSpl5.4, whole genome shotgun sequence DNA window GTTCGGAGTTCATTCTCCCTACAGCTCCTACTGTAACTATACAATCAAAGAACAGTGATATGGAAATTAAACAGATATATCACCAACTGAAGGGAATGCATTCATTTCAGAAATTAGTCATAAAAAGTGTCATTCAATCTTCAAAGCACAAATATTTCATAATTACAAACAACAAGTTAGATCGATAATGGAAGGGTGACTTTGGCTGAGACAAATCATTTCAATCATAGAGTCAGTAAGAAATAACATCTCCAACATGAAATTCAACAGTTATCACGACTGTAGCACACGGACAGAGCTCGGAGCAGAGGTTGGTTCCAAAAGGAGGTGTTGTTTTAAAAAAGATGAGAACTGATTTAATTGTTGGACATAAAAAATGATTTTCAAGACTGGAAACTAATGAATCAACCCACACTCCAACAAAACTGTGATGTAAATTAACATGTAACTAAAGTGATTGAAACTTTGTGCACTATAAGTGAAAACCAAACATTAATCAGTGAAGTTTGGGTTGAACTCAGGAAAAGAAGGAAGTGGGTTTAATCTGCACCGGTTTGTTGAAGCAGGTGAAAGGTGTCCAACAACGTTTTAAGCCCATCAGCAGCTAAGAAGTGACGACAACAACACAGAAATAACATTCAAAATGCTGGAGTCTGAAATAAAAGCAGGCCGTTTCCAGGTCGTACACCAGGAACTGCACCAACGCAGCCTCTGTGTTAACAAGGTAGAAACTCCCGCGTCTGTGATGAAGCACGAAGCATCCGACAATAAACCACATctgtaataaaactaaaactCTTCACCTGTCTTTGTTCTTTCTACATACATTAAGTTCACAGTCAAACAAATCACTTTCAAACACTTTGTCCTGCAGGTCGATCTGAGTGACTGAGATAAACATGtttttgctgtatttattaCATGTAAACGTATATTTAACAACTGGAAGCATCTacagtggctgtgtgtgtctgacctgtgtGTTCCATCACAGCTGACATTTATAGTCTATGAAAGCTCAACCGAAAGCCCACGTGTAACTATGATAATACATACATTTTATAGGTAAAACATCAGACGTTCATGGTTTCCTGGTTTCTCCTTGAACACGGAACCACTTTACAATTCTCCAGGTGTTGACTGATTATGACTGAGTGACAAAGTGATGGGTCGGTCAGAAACATTCAGTGCCAATGctgaaaacacatacagtatattgataAATATCTGGTTAGTGTCAAAATGTTAACTGTTGGTCCACAGAGGAAAACTATGACATAAAAACAGATTATGAAACTAGAAAACATTCCTGATAAGATAGAAAGGTGGTAATTACTGATTTCATCATCTAATAGATGAGGGGCTGAAACTggtcagattttaaaaatacttCATTCATTATGTGGCATCAAATATGTGAATATACCAGATCTATTCATCTGATACCAGGTGCGTGTAGTGAGAGCAAGAAACTGCGATCAGAACGCGCTTCCACTGACGCATGCGGACTCAGAACCGGTGCTGAGCCACAGGCCGGGTCTGTGGAGAGGTCCGTGACCCGGCGCCTTCACGTCCCAGCGGTCTGCTGTCGCTGCAGACGACCTCCTCCTCCGGTCTCCTTTCTGCTCAGTCACAGCGTAAACCAGGAACAGTTGAAGATGTGCACCATGATGATGGTGACACTTCACAGACCAAACAAGAGGTGAATCTAACAACTACAGCAACAGGCTGGAGTTTGACTCCATCACCGTCCTCGTTTTAAATACTGATCATGTGAAATAATACTTGGAGTCATTAAACTTggcattgacctttgacctttgacatccAGGCTGAACCAGGTTGAGCGTCACAACAGTAACGTTTGCTCTAGTTCTCAGAGGATTCGTTAGAAATACTAAAGTTGGAGTCGTCAGCAAAAAAACAGATTTGGTTTTTACAACTGCTTCttaaaaagaaacagcagagaCGTAGAGGAAAACCTGCAAAAATACATAATACTAATGAAAATACTGATTGATTCCAATAGTTTTTTGTTGTGGTGATGTTTGATTCATTCATGAATGAGATTATttttgacaacaacaacaaataaaatgaaccAACGTGTCTGTAAACCACAGAAGAGCTGCTTTTTAGCGGTAAATCCTGCCTCCAGCTGCCGTCGGctcagagcggctgcagcttcttcttctctgctgtgtGGACATGAAGCCAGCGGCTTCCAGCGGCTTCCAGCAGCTAACGCAGCGCTAACaggaatgtacagtatattgtctgGATGCCCAGCGaactccacttcctgtgtgtgggtCTGGGTCGTGACCCGGCGCCGGTCCTCCTGGGCCTGACGTGACTGTACAAAGGAGACGGGTCCCGTGTTTCACTGCAGCGGACACTTTGACGGCTCCCGGTTGCTCACGCGCGTTAGTCGACAGTTTCTGGAATTGGCACTTGACAAATAAGTAAGTAAATAGATTATAGCGTAGCGGGTCGAGGTCCGTTTGCTTGGTACCAGCTCGCTGACAGCGACAGCGGCGTCCTCGGGtgcactgtgtgtctgtgggtaaACCGACGGCGCCGACCCGACCGCCTCAGTCCAGCGACAGCAGCGGCTGCATGTTGTCCTCCTCGCTCTTGACTTTGTCTGGTCGCTTGAGGACGCCCGGCTCCACCACGGACTGGGACCTGCACAGACACCAACAGCACCGCATTTGCATCACTATCTGCATGAGTCGGACCCTCACTGAATTCTGGTGGGAACCGGCTCCTGTTCTATGGCTGCGGGCCTCAGACCTGCGTCTGATTTGAGTTTCTCTGATCACGAAACCAGAAAGTTTCAGATTTAAATCCCTGCAGCAGTTGGGACGAGTCTGAGCTACTGATGAATTTCTACCAGACTTAACATGAGCAGCTCTGATATTCACGGCACCAACTGACCTCTTCATGGTTTTGGGGGACATGTTCTTCTCCAGGTCTCTCTCCAGGTCTTGCACCGACAGCGTGTAGGACTCGGGGCAGTAGTCGGTCTCCTCGTCGTAGGCGTGCTCCAGCAGCGTCCGCGCCCACGTCCCCATGTCGTACGGGGGCATCATCCCGCCGAGCTCCGACGGCAGGATCTCAGGGtggatcagctggtggaggctgTTCAGGTTGTTACCGTGCATGAAGATCTGAGACACAAAGGGTGCAGAGTCAGGACAAGCTGCACGCGGGACCATGTGCTGGAGGGGAGGACGCGAGGCCTTACTCTCTTCCTGGTTTTGTCCTTGAGGAAGGGTCGAATGACGGTGTAGAGCGCGTGGATGTACCAGGGCTGGTTCACAAAGTGGATCCCCCCGAATCTGGCAGGAAAACTGTCCTGTGAGACCGAAAGGAAAGAGAGTGAGCAACAAACAAGGCACAAACAACAAAGTCGGTCTCAACTGTCCCTAATGATCTGCGTTCCGTTGGGCCCGGTCCGTTTCCGTTCCAGCTCTAACCTCATGCGTCCGGCTCGGTTCTGGAGCTCTGGAGTCGAGGGAGCCTGTCTGTGCTGATGCTTTAGCTGCTGAAGCCTGACAGGTTTCAGAGacttccactgtgtgtgttcgTCATGTTTTCTGCATCACGGTGAGATTAAACCCTGACGTAACAGAAACCTAGATGAGCACAGGGCGGTCTGGACCCGACCCAGATCGGATGCCGATGAGTTTCTGTGTCTGAGGTGCACGTTCTGCTGTTCGACGTTCCACACATCGTCAGTGCACCTGCTTCAggctgaacaaaaacacaaccagACGACGGCTGAATTATTGACGAGGTGGAAAGGGCAAATGTGAGTAGGTTGAGTTTATGGGATGGCAGCGTGCTCATCCGCTGTAGCTGATTATTCAAATGTATAAAAAACAGCGCATTTATTGGCCTGAGAAGCTCTAAATGTGCAGTGGCTGGTTGCATTTATTGTAGTTTAAGGTTTACACTCAACGAGCCAAAGTGATGTATTGGGGAAATTATCTCCAGAATAagcctttcaaaacaaaaggaggTCAGTTTCAGCCCTAAATACAGCGCGTTAGTTAAAATGCTCTAGAAAGAAAACATGTCAGTACGAGGAGTGAAGAGACTTATTTGGGTCAGACGCTGGTCAGGCCTTGAGCTGTCACATCCCTCCACACCCGGAACCTCTGGCTCTGATGGACGTTCCCCCTttgatgaaggagctgctgcattatACATGAAGCCCTGAACACAGAATCTGGGCTGGAGGGACGGATccaacgaggaagaggagacaccGACGGCTAAAGGACGGATCGGCTTTGACCCGAAGTAGCAAGATGATAAAAGGAGACGGTGTTCAGACTAGGGTGGAGGAGACACCAGTGGGAGCTTTAGAGGAAAACCTAGAGGGAATGAAAGATGTAGGGCAagatggagcagaggaggaggatttgtGGGTGTGTTGCgttcttttctctttccatcTTGAATTCTCTTCTGAGCtgtccttctcttccttttcttccctcccctttcctctttcctttccaTCCATGGTGcttcccctctctgcctccttctttctttcttcttcttcctctcttctctttccctttctttcttcctcctctctttcttccttcctcttcttctttcctcttccttctttctcctccttctttcctcccctcctcttctttctccttttcttccccttcttgctccttcctcctttttctcctctcctcctctgctagTACCATTCCTCAGATTTACattatcctcctcctcatcgtctccTGACTTCCACTAAatgcacacagtcacacgctGCCAGTCTCTCTAGAAAccgagcagctcctcctcatcgAGTCATTTTGTTCTACAGACATTTGGGCAGTTCTCTCCCCATCATGTTTCTCAGTGAACCAGACTATTTACTGGTGTGTTTTTCCAGCTCCGCTCACGTCCAGAGGACGCAGAGACGAGCGGCTCGGACCTCAcccacaaacagctgcttccaCCTCATCCACCCAAAGCAGCGACCCGGGATCCTGAAGGAGgactcagcagctccagcagctgcaggagaggaggttctgctcctcctcctcctgcaggagcgcaggttctgcaggagcgcaggttctgctcctcctcctcctgcaggagcgcaggttctgtctctggttccggctgcTCTCTCCTTCCCCCTGCGTTAAATCCGTGAGCggctaaaagcagcagctgcagctcagacaggaCTGTTCCTGAAGGTGTTATGTAACCGACGGCCTGGCGAAATATTTAACAGCTGGAATGATGAAAACGGGCCGAGACgaaggagcagaagcagacgagcagcagctcagcttcgCATCAAACAGCCGTGGCTTTAACAGGTGGACTTCAGCTGTTTGTGCTCGTTAGAATCAGTCGCCTGAAGCTCGTGCGTTAAAAGCAGAGGCTTCTGTTCGTTTCAGGTCCATCACATGAAGCCGACTGGATGTGATGCTCCGTCGGACCCGGCCGGCGCCGCCTGGAGCTCAGCTCCGGTGCTGCAGCCGGTGCCGCCCACCTCTCTGTGTTCCTGCTCGTCGGGTCGACCCGGCCCGGCTCCTGTCACTTCCCGTCCGCGCAGGATGAGCCGACGTGTCCTCGTTTCAGGACGTAAAGTGCAGCCGGGAGCGACGCCGTGGTTCCGGCTCCGGCTTTTTATGTGACGTCTGGTAAAAAGTGGCTTTGGGACAGAACTCGCCTCTGAGTGCTGGATTTTCAGCCCGGCTGCACGTGAAAGGCGTCGTCTCTTTGCTCCACAGGGACAAACGCAGCCTCGGTCCAACCGTGGACGTCCTGTTTTCCTCTGAACCTGTTCGTAACGACTGGTTCTGtcactctgctcctcctgctcttacATCACGTCCATTTATGCAGCTTCCAGGCCATGNNNNNNNNNNNNNNNNNNNNNNNNNcccccccccctcctcctcctcctccggtgcTAACGGGCAGCGGGCTCCATCTAATCgctggctgctggagctgccagCAGACGCTGCTGTGCTCATCGCATCCCCAGACATGTGTCCTACATGCAGCAGCCTCGTTGCCATGACGAACGAGTCAGGCCGAGGCAGCGGAACGTGGACGCGAGCGCCGCCTCGCTCTGATCCGATCGCAGACGGACAAGTGAAGCGATGGAACGCTGCTGCCGTTCGCTTCGCTGTCGGCTCGTTTCAGCGTCAGATGAAACAAGAGGAGAAACGCTGAGGTAAAGAGTTTATGGAGAAACTGAGTGCTGGTGGTTCCATGAGTCCTGTGTCCCAGCGTttgacagtgactcagagctCAGCAACAAGTCAGGCTGCGATCGGAGCTGGAGACGCGTCAGAACGTGGAGTCACGGTCGACCGGATCAGCACCAACACCAGACGACACCAGGTCCTCCCAACGCGGGCCTCACGTCCACGATGACCCACAACCCACAACTGTGCTGAAGTGGCTTTAATCAGAGAAGCAGATACACTATTATCTGAGACTCATCCTGCTAAATACAAGCAGCAGCGCCAACAGTGTGAGGAAGGGCCGTGTTCTTctcatgcacccccccccccccccccccccccagcccccccccagCACCCCCTACCTGCAGCCCCTCGATGGCCAGGCGCAGCATGCTGGGCGTCAGCTTGGACGCCTGCTTGAAGGTGAAGTTGCTCCAGtcgatgatgaggatgaagccGTTGACCTGCAGCTCCGGGTCCTCGATCATGGACTCCAGCGACAGGAGGATGGCCCTCAGGATGTCCACGAAGGTGTACCTGAGGAGAGGAGCACGTCATGACTGGGCAGCGGCTCAGACGCCGCCTTTACATGGACACAATGACTTATTAATCAGATGAATTGGCTTCAGGCGTAaagagagctgctgctgctgctctaactGGTGTCACTGGTGTCACTGGTGTCGCTGGTTTGGACCCGTCCTACTCAGCAGTCACGGTTCCTGTCCTCGTTAGCTCACTGACAcggatcagaaccagaatcCTGCTATGACGCTAAAGAGGAATTAAAGGGAACTACGGACTCCAAAGCTGCATTTACGCTCAGAGGACAAAGGCTGAAGTCAAGCTTGCAGCCTGTTACATCACGCTTTGGTTGTTGAACAGGTGAGACGAGCTCATCTAGGTTTTCAAACACCGACTGGACCGAACCCTCTACTGAAGCTGAACagaaccacttcctgtctctttgACCGTTGCCTGGATACAAAAGCACTCAGTCACTGCAGACGAGGATTTGACTGTGACGTAACAGCAACAGGGAGCATTTATctccaacaggaggaggaggaggaggaggaggatgaaggccCGCGGGACCTTCAACCTTCAGTCATCAGAACTGTGAACGCTCAAAGCTCCAATCACGTGAAGAGTCAGTGAAGTTCCTCTTTACTGAGCGACAGGACGAAGCGCTGCTAGTTTTGGTCTGAGGCTGCTTTATTTACAGACAATGAACAGAAACAATGATGTAACGGACCGACACCTTCCTGCCGTGGTTCCTCTAACCCACTTCACTGGTCCAGTACCAGCCGCGACGCGACTGGACATTTCCTTTACATCAGCTTCTCAGTGTAAACAAAGCTTCATGGAGCTGAACAAACGGCACCATTAACCAGCTTCACTGGGTCCTAATGGCTTTTAAACGACCCGttgtctggttctgtgtgtctgatgaGGTCTCCTCGGCCTCTGCTTTACCTGCTCTGGTCCCAGTTGGCCGCGAACAGAACCAGTATCTTCCTGCCGTAGCGGTCCAGGTTGGAGAGCACGCCGGGGAAGCCGTCCTTCAGCGCCTGCTTGATGCCCGGGTCCGTGGCTTTCAGGTTCTTGAACATGTCCAGGTTCTGCTGGCGGTACTCGAAGTACTGGGCCAGCAGCCGGAACGCCTCGAAGTGGTTGAACTTCCGGGCCcggaggaagcggaggatgaAGGCGTCGTCGGTCCGGAGGAAGCCGATGTCGGGCCGGGTGATGATCATGTCCCGGACCTCCTGGATGTCCTGGTGCAGCGTGTCCGGGTTCTCCTTCAGCTCCGCCTTGGCCTTCTCCAGGGTCTCTGGAGACAGACCCGCCTGCAGGTGAGTCATCCTTCGCTCGGAACCGCTGGAGCGACACAACCAGGCGTCTCCAGCAACAGGGTGAAGTGCGGGAAGTAGTCGGAGGGGTTTTTCTGCTCAGCGGCCGCTGTGTAGAAGCGGAACACGCGCTGCTGTGGGGAACACGATGCTCCTGTGATGCATTGTCGGGAAGTGGGACGTTCACTGCTGCGCACGGAACATTCAAGTCCACTAATTCAACTCAACGCACGCGTCGGGTCCCGAACCGGGCTTCAGGCGCTCCGTCCGACCTGCTGGTCGCAGCGGCCCGAGCGGCCGCTCGCCTCCATGTCGCAGCCGCTCTGCTCCGTCTCGCGCTTCCTGAGGCTCAGTGGCGACGACAGCATCACAGTCTCCTCGGCGTCGCTCGCGGCGGCGGCCAGGAAATGCGGCACGAGGCTGCGGCGCGCGCtagatcagcatcagcaccatcagcagcgagcctccgcctccgccttcGCCACGACCGAGGGAGCTGCTGGTGCCGCTGCTGGTGCCGCTGCTGGTGCCGCTGCTGGTGCCGCTCCGTCACCGCGTCAGCGTCACCGGTTCGGGGCTGTTTAATCACCGCCGCCGCTCGTCACCGCTGCCTCCATCAGCATCCAACGCCGAAATGACGCCGCCTTGACGAGGATGTGTCCAAAAGCAGGTGTCCCGCGAGGCTGTGGTCCCCTCCTGCCTCCGGTTTGTGGCTCGTGGGGAGGGGCGGGGCGGGGTGAGGGGGATTACCGTctccgctctccctcctcctcctcctcctcctcctcctcctgatgctgatgctgctgccgtCTGTTCGCTGCTAAAAGTGAGTGACAGCATGAGAGGATGAGTCCTCTTTCTGGTCGACGTGTGGACGCCACCAGCGGGgggcagggaggagggggaggaggggggaggagggggcgtggAGCCGGAAAGGAAACAGATGcgggggaaggagagagaaagtggCAGCACAAGGGGCGAAGGTGGAGCTGTGAACGCAGAGGGAGTGAATGGAGGATGCTGAACcctggcagctgctgcctctgcaccGGGCTGAAACCACCTGGACATAGGAGACATCAGCACTGACGTGGTTCCATCTTGTGGAGCATCGTGGAGGACGTGACGTGAACCCGGTCCTTTCTGTTCTCTGCTCCACTGTGGAGCTCAGGGTTTGAGCCACAGCGAAACCTGCATCACAGGCTGGAATCggaccagcagcagccactggttTCCAGTGCTCTGATCCACCTGCTTTGACTCTGTGGGTTCGGATCAGAGTCTCCAGACGAAGTAGAACAGAACCTCAGTCCGTATCAGGACTGATTGTTCCCCTCATTTCCAGCTGAAttaaacacaaagcaaagtgctgctgctccgctgacTCGGGTCAGCGCTCAGTTGCTCATCACTGTTTTTTCACAAATAATCACATGATGAACATAAAAGCTGCCTGGGCACTGGATCAGGACAGAGTGTGGATAATCTGTGGGTGGGGGTTGGGACGGGCTGATGAAAGGAGGGGCTCAGGGAACGGGTCGGGTCCGGGGGGGTCGGGGGGAACCGCCCTCGGCTCTGATGCCGTGCGACGCTTCCAGTGAACTGGAATTAGCTCCGGTTCTCAATCAGCACTGAGCAGAACATCAGCCACTGCAACTGGACCTGTTTGAAGCAGGTTGGTTCTGAGTCTGTCCATCATGTTACAGGCCTCTAGAATGAATCGGCTCGTCCTTTATTAGACACGACTGCTGCTCCATTCGTTCTAGAGGATGCAGGAAGTGTTTATCGCATCAAAGACTTTTAAAAGTAACATGAATCACATCATAAGTTATTATTTAAAAGTCTCCAAGTGAACAAGCGGCAAGAAACCTGGAACTAAAGAGCTCACACCATCAAAACAACCAGAAGAATTCAGTTCAACTCTGATCTGACTCAATGAAAATGCGCAAAAAGaatctgaaaataaaaacaagtgaagtatctgaagcagcagcagatccagaCTCGGAGGACgacggcgccctctgctggacgcaTGCGGGTCAGCGCCTCTTCCAGCAACAAGAGGGACAAACGGTTTGTAGATCAGATCACTGTCAAACCACCAGGCAGTAAACGGGAGGCTGCTTGTATGTTGTCATACTGGTATGATGACGTCACTATGGCAACCAGGCCAGAGGCTTCTCGGTGTTAAAGGCTGTCTTAAATGattacagagcagctgcaggtgagtgtgGGCGGAGCCTCAGAGGGGAAGCTAGGAGCGTCCTGCCAAAATAAGAGCACTCAGGGCGAATGACGTCATCGAGGAGCAGAAAGGATGGAAAATCAGAGATGCACATGGCTGTGACgccacagaaacagcaggtggcagcacagCGTCAGTGTCAGAGTTTCCTCCAACTCAAAGAGAAGGAGCCGTCATTGTCTGAGACAAACTGGCTTCTGAGCCCCACGTCTCCTCCCGGGTTCAGACCTGGAGCTCAGTGTGGATCAGGTGGAATAAAAGGGCTGCGACCTCTGCAGAGATCAAAGACAT harbors:
- the clvs2 gene encoding clavesin-2, which produces MTHLQAGLSPETLEKAKAELKENPDTLHQDIQEVRDMIITRPDIGFLRTDDAFILRFLRARKFNHFEAFRLLAQYFEYRQQNLDMFKNLKATDPGIKQALKDGFPGVLSNLDRYGRKILVLFAANWDQSRYTFVDILRAILLSLESMIEDPELQVNGFILIIDWSNFTFKQASKLTPSMLRLAIEGLQDSFPARFGGIHFVNQPWYIHALYTVIRPFLKDKTRKRIFMHGNNLNSLHQLIHPEILPSELGGMMPPYDMGTWARTLLEHAYDEETDYCPESYTLSVQDLERDLEKNMSPKTMKRSQSVVEPGVLKRPDKVKSEEDNMQPLLSLD